The following is a genomic window from Rhododendron vialii isolate Sample 1 chromosome 9a, ASM3025357v1.
AGATGGTCAGAAATCCTGTTTTCCCAGACTATTTGGTAGTACGCTAGTCACAAGTAAGAGCAAGGCAAGCGTACAAGACTTTGAGCATGAACTGACACAATGTCTTAGCGGAGATGCACTAAACAACGTTATGTGTAAGTCTGTTGTGATATATCTCATATGCATACCAGTGGCCATTTGTTTGAGGTACAGattgaaacaagaaaatttGTTGGCATTATGTGGATGTGTAACCAAATATCTGGTACAGCATTTGGATGAGGAGAAGATTTTGAACTTGGTGAGTTTGGAAAAAGACGTGGACGGCTTTCATCCACTGAACATGGGGAATCTAGCCATGAGGGGAAGGGAACCACTGTTTATTCCATGCACTCCAAAAGGTTGCATTGAGTTACTGGTGAGGTCTGGTGTGGACATCATGGGTAAGAAAGCAGTGGTAATAGGGAGGAGCAACATTGTTGGATTGCCTGCATCTTTGCTCTTACAGGCAAGACCGGATATTCCCTCTCCTCCTGCCTCTTGTTCATCGTCCTTTTGAATGTTTTGTGTAGCTTATGCTTCATCATGGGGATTAAGTTCGCATTCATTGGAAAAAATTTGTGCAGCGGCACCACGCGACGGTGAGCACTGTGCATGCACTCACAAGTAATCCAGAACAGATCACCCGTGCAGCAGACATTGTAATCACAGCGGCAGGAGTGCCCAATCTAGTCCGTGGCACTTGGCTTAAGCCGGGTGCTGTTGTTATTGACATTGGAACATGTCCTGTTGAGGTATCAGTAGATTCATGTCAATCCTTAAGTGTAGAAATTGCATGAGCTCACTAATATGTTAGCTGCGAGTTTCAAAAAACTGAGAAACTGCTAAATATGTTGCTGCCTGTTTCATGAGTAAGAAGAAACAATGATCAGAATATGCATCGACTGTTTATGgaatagcatttttttttgctaagcataTGGAATAGCATTTTGCaagggcctttttttttttttttctccctttgttTGAAGTATTCATGATGGGCAGGATCCAAATAGTGAGCATGGGTATCGTCTTATGGGAGATGTTTGCTATGAAGAAGCAGTGATGGTGGCATCAGCAATCACCCCTGTGCCCGGAGGAGTGGGACCAATGACAATCGCTATGCTGCTTGTCAACACACTCAACTCCGCCAAGCGTGCATTCAACTTTCACTAATACGGACTGCAGTTGCAGGGTAATGTAAGTTATTATGTCGTTCATGTTGAGATTTTCTCAATTGCTCATGTATGTGTGAAACTTCCATGAACACTTGCTCGCATTTAGAGGATTGGGTTT
Proteins encoded in this region:
- the LOC131301782 gene encoding bifunctional protein FolD 1, mitochondrial-like, coding for MATVWHQWLRKSIQSSSTLRAVHTLKVDPSQPMLKSPPLISLDLPDVWTSNVMDFDPPSIGECSNERRARVIDGKLMAEKIRAGIAAEVIRMKESIGKVPGLAVILVGHRKDSQTYVRNKRKACEEAGIKFAMARLPDSCTKDEVCEALSSFNGNPSVHGILVQLPLPDHLDEEKILNLVSLEKDVDGFHPLNMGNLAMRGREPLFIPCTPKGCIELLVRSGVDIMGKKAVVIGRSNIVGLPASLLLQRHHATVSTVHALTSNPEQITRAADIVITAAGVPNLVRGTWLKPGAVVIDIGTCPVEDPNSEHGYRLMGDVCYEEAVMVASAITPVPGGVGPMTIAMLLVNTLNSAKRAFNFH